A window of Lysobacter sp. TY2-98 genomic DNA:
ATGTCCGGCGTGCGCAGCGAGTCGCGGATGCCGAGCGACGCCTTCGACAGGCGACGCTCCAGCGCGGCGGCGCTGAGCTTGACGTCGCTCTTGCCAGCGTCGTCGACGTCGTCGAAGAAGCGCTCCATGTTGTAACCGGCGACCGACACCGCGTCGGCCGGCGCTTCCTTCGCCGCACGCGGCGCGGGGCCCGGCGTCACCGCACCGATCGAGTCAGGCAGGATCTGCCAGCGACGGAAGCTGTAGTTCAGCGGACCGGCGACGTCGGCGACATGCGCACCGGCGGCGAGGTCGAGCTGCGTGCCGCCGAGTGCGTCGCTGTCGACCGACATCACTTCCGGATTGAAGTCCCACTGCGGAATCGGCGGGATCGTGCCGGCCGGCGGTGCATCCGGCGCCTGGATGCCGGGCTCGCGGAACGGACGCGGCACGCCCGCGACGGTGCCGTAGAACAGGCCGTTGCTGCTGCCCGCGGCCTGCGCTTCGTTGACGAAGCCATCGGTGGGCGCGGTCGCGACGAAGTCGTGCACGATCACGCGCATCGACTCGACGCGTTCCATCTGCTCGAGGCCACCGTTCGGCGACGGGAACGTCGTCGTCAATTCGACTGGCGTCGGCAGGGGATACGTCGCGTCGTCGACCGGCGCGACCACGATTGCACTGCCGATTTCGGTGTAGGGCTGCTGGCCCGGATCGGTCGACGGCACGTATTCCTGCACCGTGCCGCGCGCGACCACCCAATGCCCGACTGCGGCGGAGGCCGGCGGCGCGCTGTTGGTGAACACGAACACGCCTTCCGAGGTGTTCGGATCGGCGTCCGCATCCACGTCGCGGCTCTGCAGGAAGAAGCCCTTCGACGTGCGACCGGTAACGATGCCGCGTGTCGCGACGACCTGGCCCACGAGCGGCGACTGCGCGCCTGCGCCCTGGACCTGCGAGATCGGAATGATCTGGAAGTCGTCGTTGACGATCGCGCCGAGGCCGTCGATATCGCCGGCGTCCGCACCCGTCAGGCCGGACAGCACGACGTGCAACGTTTCATCGTTCTCGATCGTGTCGTCGCCATTGACCGTGACTTCGATCGTCGTGCGATCGCTGCCCGCGGCGATGGACGCCGATGCGTTCGATACGCCCACGTAGTCGCTGCCCGCAGTCGCGGTGGCGTCGACGGTGGACCAGAGGAACTGCACGCCACTCGCGCCGGCCGGCTGCGTCAGCTTGACGGTGAACACCAGCGTGCGCGTGCCGGCGTTGCCTTCGACCACCGATACGTCATCGATACTCGCGAGCGTCTGCGTCGCGCCGCACAGGTGCGCGGCGCTCGCGCGATTGCGCGGGTTCGGCGCGCCGGCCGCGAAATCGCCCGCGTTGTTGTTGCCGTCGACGCAGTCTTCGCTGCGGATCGCGGCGGTGGTGTTGCTCAGCGTGGCGGTCGGGCCGGTGCCTTCCGCGCAGGTGCTGCCGGTGCCGTAGGCGACGACGTCGATCGCCGAGGCCGGGCAACCGGTCGGCAGCACCGAATTGCTGGAAACCAGTGCGACCTTGCCGGCGGTGCCGGACATCGCGATCGTGCCGGTCGCATCCGGGGTCGGCAGCGCGGGCTGCGTGCCGGCGCCGTCGGCTTCCTTCACCAGGTAGTACGCGCCGGCCGGGATCGAACCGGACAGGTTCGTCTTCTGCCAGCTCGTGCCGGTGCTCGACGCGTACTGCACCGACCACGTCGACAGGTCGACCGCGGCCGATCCCGTGTTGTGCAGCTCGATGAAGTCGCTCTTGTAGGGTGCGCCCGAGTTGCCGCCGCCGCCGTAGACCTGGCTGATGACGACCTGTGCCTGCGCAGGCCCGACGATGAGCGCGGCGAGGCCGAAGCCCAGCGCCGCGAGGCGACGCGATGACCGTTCCATGATGTCTCCCCGTTGCCGGGAGGCCAGGCCTCCCGCGTCCCCGCGCAAACGGCGCGGCCCCGTCCCCCGCGGGCGGGCGCCTGCGAAGCGGCCGGAATTGTGACGGTATTCCGTTGCGAAAGCGTGACGCTCGTCGCCTGCGCTACCCTGCCGGCCGTCACCGGGGCCGCGCATGAGCATCGAGAACAACGAACGTCCGCTGGAGAGCGGTGTCCACACCGACCTCGCCGGTCGCCTGACCTACGGCGGCTACCTCCGGCTGGACCGCCTGCTGTCCGCGCAGGAGCCGCTGTCGAACCCGCCGCAGCACGACGAGCTGCTCTTCATCACCCAGCACCAGGTCAGCGAGCTGTGGATGAAGCTGATGATCCACGAGCTGCGCGCGGCGGTCGGCTTCCTGCAGGCCGACGACGTCGGTGCCTGCCAGAAGGTGTTCGCGCGGGTGAAGGGCATCCTCCGCCAGCTCACCGACATGTGGACCGTGCTGGAGACGCTGACGCCCGCCGACTACATGAAGTTCCGCGACATCCTCGGACCGTCGTCGGGCTTCCAGTCCCTGCAGTACCGCGCGATCGAGTTCCTGCTCGGCAACAAGAACGCGCGGATGCTCGACGTCTTCGCCCACGATGCGGAGGCGCACGCGATGCTCGAGCAGCTCCTGCGCGCGCCGAGCCTCTACGACGAGGCGCTGCGTTTCCTCGCGCGCCACGGCCACCCGGTGCCGGCGCGCTGGCTGGAGCGCGACTGGTCGGCGACGCACGTCTCCGACCCCGAGCTGCTGCCCGTGCTCGAACGCATCTACGAGGATTCGGCCACGCACTGGGCCGCCTACCAGCTCTGCGAGGATCTGGTCGATCTCGAGACCCAGTTCCAGCTCTGGCGCTTCCGCCACATGCGCACGGTCATGCGCATCATCGGCTTCAAGCGCGGCACGGGCGGTTCGTCGGGCGTCGGTTTCCTCAAGCAGGCGCTGGAACTCTCCTTCTTTCCGGAGCTGTTCGAAGTGCGCACGCGGATCGGCCTGGACGCCTCGTCGCCGTAATCACGTCGCCCCATTCAGCATGAAGGCTGCTGCATCGCAGCACGAAGCGGCGGTTTGACGCCTGCCGCGACGTTCGGTGATGCTCGGCCGGTTGCACGCGCCCGCGATCTCCGCGGGCGTCTCTTCAAACGCACGCAGGAATCACCGAATGAGTACGCAAGTACCCAACGCTGCAGAACCGATGGGACCGCCGATCGAGGCACCCGGCGGCCCGAACACCACGCCGCCGGAGTTCGCACAGGTCCTCGGGCATCCCAAGCCGCTGTGGATGCTCTTCATGTCGGAGTTCTGGGAGCGCTTCGCGTTCTACGGAATCCGCTGGGCGCTCGTGCTCTATGTCGTCGCGCAGTTCCACGGTGGCGATCCGACCGGTGAGAAGCCGGCGAGCGAGCTGTACGGCGCGTACCTCGCCCTGGTCTATGCCGGCGCGATCTTCGGTGGCTTCATCGCCGACAAGCTGATCGGCTACCAGCGTTCGATCCTGCTGGGCGCGGTGATCATGGCGCTCGGCCTCTTCATGATCGCGGTGCCGAGCGAAACGGTCTTCAAGCTCGGCCTGGCCACGGTCATCGTCGGCAACGGCCTGTTCAAGCCGATCATCTCGACGATGGTGGGCAAGCTGTATCGCCCGGAAGACCAGCGTCGCGATTCCGGCTTCACCATCTTCTACATGGGCATCAACCTGGGCGCGATGATCTCGCCGGTCATCACCCAGTTCCTCGCGCAGAAGATCTTCGGCACCGAAGCGATGCCGTCGTACAAGATCGTGTTCATCGCCGCGGGCGTCGGCATGATCCTGTCGCTGGTGTGGTTCTATCTCGGCCGTGGCCAGCTCAAGGGCATCGGCCTGCCGCCGGCCGGCAAGGAAGGCCTCGGTCGCACGATGATGGTCGCGCTCGGCGGCCTCGTCGTCGGCGTCCCGGCGTTCTTCTTCCTGCTGACGATCAGCGCGCATGCGCTGCAGTACATCCTGATGGCGCTGATCATCATCCCGGCCGTGATGCTGGTGGTCGAGGCCATCCGTGAAGGCACGGTCGCACGCGACAAGGTGTTCGCGATGCTGATCATCTTCGTGTTCAACGTGCTGTTCTGGGCGTTCTTCGAACAGGCCGGCAGCTCGTTCAACTTCCTCGCCGACAAGATCGTCGATCGCCAGTTCGGCAGCTGGGAGTTCCCGGTCGCGTGGTTCCAGTCGGTCAACTCGGTGGCGATCATCACGCTCGCACCGATCATGGCGTGGATCTGGGTGGCGATGGGTCGCGCGAATCCGTCGATCCCGCGCAAGTTCGGCCTGGGCCTGATCTTCAACGGCCTCGCGTTCCTGTTGCTGATGTTCGCGCTGACCAAGCTGGTCGATCCGACCAGCCTGAAGATTCCGTTCTGGACGCTCTTCATGGTCTACGTGATCCAGTCGGTGGGCGAGCTCTGCCTGTCGCCGATCGGCCTGTCGATGACGACCAAGCTCGCTCCCGCGCGCCTGGCCGGCTTCGCCATGGGCTGCTGGTTCCTGTCGATCGCGATCGGCAACAACCTGGCCGGCATCTTCGCGGGCGAGGCCTCGGGCGAGGGCGGCATGACCACCGCGTCCGCGCTCAGCGCCTACACGACGGGCTTCTGGCTGCTGGCGGGTTCGGGCGTGCTGCTGTTCCTCGTCGCACCGCTGGTGCAGCGACTGATGCACGGCATCAAGTAAGCAGTCCGCGCGACATGAAAAAGGCGGCCTCCGGGCCGCCTTTTTTTTTGCGATCAATCGATGCGGGATCAGCCCGCGCCGAGGTCGGCCTCCGCGCGCAGCTCCAGTTCGTCGAGACGATCGAGCAATCGGAACAGCACGTCGCGTTCGTCCGCGCTCATGCCGTCGAGCAGCCGCTTCTCGAACGTGAGCGCCAGCGGCGCGACCTGGTCGTGGATGGCCACGCCCTCCGCGGACAGGCGCAGCACCGAGCGACGCCGATCGTCGTCATGCGTCTCGCGCTCGACGCGCCCGGCCTCCACCAGGCCAGCGACCGCGCGACTCACCGCCACCTTGTCCATGGCCGTGCGCTGGGCGACCTCGCCCGCCGACAGGTCCGGATAGCGGCCGAGCACGGCCATCACCCGCCATTCGGTGACGCCCAGGCCGAAGCGCTCGGAATACATCTGCGCGATCGCGCCGCTCACGCGGTTGCTGAGCACCGAGAGCCGGTAGGGCAGGAAATGCTCGAGGTCGAGGGTGGCGGCGTCACGGTTCAGGCTCATGCTGCGTCGCGCCTTGCAAGTAGTTTCATCTGAAACTATAAAGCTTCGATCCCGCGCCGCAAGCCCGGCGCGACTCCCCACCGCGAGGAACCCCCATGAGCGCCCAGCCCAATCTCGGCATGCAGGTCACCACGTTCGAGAACCCGATGGGGATCAACGGCTTCGAGTTCGTCGAATTCGCCGCGCCCGCCGGCGAGGGCGCCGCGATGCGCGACTACCTCGAACGCCTCGGCTTCACGGCGGTTGCTAGGCACAAGACCCGCGCGATCACGCTGTTCCGCCAGGGCGGCGTCAACTTCCTGCTCAACGAAGAGCCGAACTCCTTCGCGTCGAAGTTCGCCGAGGAACACGGCCCGTCGGCCTGTGGCTTCGCGATCCGCTTCACCAAGCCGACCACCGAAGTGCTGCGCCACGTCACCGCGAACGTTGGCGAGGAGATCGACGGCGAGGGCGCGGTCGGCGCACTCAAGATCAAGGGCATCGGCGACTGCATGCTCTACCTGGTCGACGACGGCGCGAACGTCTATGAAGACTTCGAGGCGATCCCGGGCGTCGACCCGAATCCAGCCGGCTTCGGCCTGACCTTCATCGACCACCTCACGCACAACCTGTTCCTCGGGAACATGCAGAAGTGGTCGGACTACTACGAGCGCTTGTTCAACTTCCGCGAGATCCGCTACTTCGACATCAAGGGCGCGAAGACCGGCCTGCTGTCGAAGGCGATGACCGCGCCGGACGGCATCGTGCGCATCCCGCTCAACGAGTCGTCGGACGAGAAGAGCCAGATCAACGAATACCTGCGCGCCTACAAGGGCGAAGGCATCCAGCACATCGCGCTGTTCACCGACGACATCTATTCGACGGTGGAAGCCATGCGCGAAAAGAACATCGCCTTCCTCGACACGCCGGACACCTATTTCGACGTGATCGACCAGCGCGTGCCGAACCACGGCGAGGACGTCGAGCGCCTGCGTCGCAACGCGATCCTGATCGACGCCGACCTCGAGACCAAGCAGCGCAAGCTGCTGCAGATCTTCACGCAGAACGCGTTCGGCCCGATCTTCTTCGAGATCATCCAGCGCAAGGGCAACGAAGGCTTCGGCGAAGGCAACTTCCAGGCGCTGTTCGAATCGATCGAACGCGACCAGATGAAGCGCGGCGTGCTGTAAGCCGACACGATCTCCGGCCCCTGCTTGCAGGGGCCTTTCGTATCCGCGACGGAACAAACCGATGACGATCGAATCCACCGGCTACCAGTCCGGCTTCGGCAACGAATTCGCCACCGAGGCCGTGCCCGGCACGTTGCCGGAAGGTCGCAACTCGCCGCAGCGCGTCGCGCACGGCCTGTACGCCGAGCAGATCTCCGGCACCGCGTTCACCGCGCCGCGCCATGCGAACCGTCGCAGCTGGCTGTACCGCATTCGTCCCGCGGCGATGCACGGGCCGTTCGCGCGCTACGAAGGCGCTGCAGCGACGACGTTCCACAACGATTTCGACACCGGCCCGGTCAGTCCCGACCAGATGCGCTGGAGCCCGTTGCCGCTGCCCGGCGAAGGCGCCTCCGTCGACTTCCTCGATGGGCTGTTCACCATGGCCGGCAACGGCTGCGCGGCGTCGCAGTCGGGTGTCGGCGTGCACATGTATGCGGCGAACCGCGACATGCAGGGGCGCTGGTTCTACAACGCCGACGGTGAGCTGCTGATCGTTCCGCAGCAGGGTCGACTGCACATCGAGACCGAACTCGGCGTACTCGACGTCGAGCCGCAGGAAGTCGCGCTGATCCCGCGCGGCATCCGCTTCGCGGTGAAGCTGCCCGACGGCGCGTCGCGCGGCTACGTCTGCGAGAACTTCGGTGCATTCCTGCGTTTGCCGGATCTCGGGCCCATCGGTTCGAATGGCCTCGCCAATCCGCGCGACTTCCTTACACCGAACGCCGCGTTCGAAGAGGTCGAAGGCGACTTCGAGCTCGTCGCGAAATTCCAGGGCCATATGTGGCGCGCATCGATCGGCCATTCGCCGATCGATGTCGTCGGCTGGCACGGCAACCACGCGCCGTACAAGTACGACCTGCGTCGTTTCAACGCAATCGGCTCGATCAGCTTCGATCATCCCGACCCGTCGATCTTTCTCGTGCTCACCTCGCCGAGCGACACGCCCGGCGTCGGCAACATGGACTTCGTGATCTTCCCGCCGCGCTGGCTCGTGGCGCAGGACACGTTCCGCCCGCCATGGTTCCACCGCAACATCGCCAGCGAGTTCATGGGGCTGATCCACGGCGCTTACGACGCCAAGGCCGAAGGCTTCTCGCCGGGCGGCGCGTCGCTGCACAACTGCATGACCGGGCACGGCCCCGACGCGGCGACGTTCGAGAAGGCGAGCAACGCCGATCTGTCCAAGCCCGACGTCATCAAGGACACGATGGCCTTCATGTTCGAGGCGCGCTTCGTGATCCGCCCGACGCAGCAGGCGATCGACGCCGCGCATCGCCAGCGCGACTACCAGGCCTGCTGGGCGGGACTGAAGAAGAACTTCCGCGCCGGCTGACGCTTCGCGACGGGTTCACGGCCGCCCGCTAGGCTGCCGCGAACCCCTGCGTGGAGCGCCCCATGAAGCACGTCGCGTCGCTGATCCTCGTTGCTGGCCTGTGTGCGTGCTCGGGACGTCCCGCCGACGGCGGCGCGTCGACCGGCCCCACGTCCGCACCGTCGGCGCCCGCGACCGACGCGTCGTCGAAGGCCGACCATGCCGCTGCGGCGGACACCGCGAATGCCGAACCCGCCGCGCCGACGCCCGACGGCGCGTCATCCGCGTCGTCGTCCAACCATCAGGGCATCGCGGTCGGCGAACCGAATCCGAACGCGCCCGGCGGTTTCCATCCCGCCGATGAGAGTCCGTCGCCCGCCACCGGGCTCGCGCATTTCGACGGCTACGGCGACATGAAGTTCGGCATGAACGTCGAACAGGCGAAGAAGGCCTGGGGCGGTGAGCTCAACGGCAAGGTCAACGGCAACGCCTGCACCTACCTCAACCCGGTCGGCAACAAGTCGCTGTCGTACTTCGCCTTCATGTTCGAAGGCGGCAAGTTCGTGCGTTACGACGTCGGCAACGACAAGGAAGTCGCGCCGGGTGGTGGACGCCGCGGCATGAGCGCCGACGAGATCAAGCGCCTCTACGCCGGTCGCGTCACCGAGACGCCGCACAAGTACGTCGACGGCGGCAAGTACCTCAAGGTAAAGGGCGACGGCGGAGCGGTCGTGTTCGAGACCGATGCCAAGGGCGTGGTCACCGAGTGGCATGCGGGCGTGGAACCGCAGGTCAACTACATCGAAGGCTGCTCCTGAGGACCGGCCATGCCCAGCGTCTCCTATTCCGCGTTGTGGTTCCTGTTCGCCCTGGTGCTGCTCGCCGTCGGCGGTGACTCGGTCGTGCGCGGCGCCGCAGGGCTCGCGCGACGCCTGGGCTGGCCGCCGTTCGCGGTGGGACTGGCGATCGTCGCGCTGGCGACGTCCATCCCCGAACTCGTCGTCAATTTCTACGCGGTGGCGCAGGGGCAGGGTGATCTCGCGCTGGGCAATGCGGTCGGCAGCAACGTGGTCAACGTCGGACTGACGCTCGCAGTCGCCGCGATGGTCGCGCCGCTTCTGGTGCGCTGGCGCGCTCTCGCGCATCTGCTGGTGGTGGTGCTCGCGGCGACCGCACTGGTGCTGCTGATGTCGCTCGACGGGCGGCTGTCGATGCTCGACGGCGCGATCCTGCTGGTGGCGTTCGTCGTCGTGTTCGTGCTGAAGATCCTCCGAAGCCGCGAAAACTCGCCGGAAGTGCATGCGCAGATCGAGAGCGTCACTGCCGGCGTGGGATCGATCGCGGTCGACCTGCTGCGCCTCGTGATTGCGGCGGTCGCGCTGTTTTTCGGTGCGAAGCTCCTCGTCGGGCATGCACCAGCGCTCGGTCAGGTGATGGGGCTGACGCCGCTGGTCACCGGCCTGTTGCCCGTGGCGATCGGCACGGCGCTGCCGGAAGTCGCAGGAGCCGTACGCGCCGCACGCCGCGGCAATGGCGATCTCGTTGCCGGGCACGTCATTGGTTCGAGCCTGGTCAACATCCTGCTCGTGCTGGGCGGCATGGCGCTGCTCTCGCACGGACTGTCCATCCCGGCCTCGTTCGTGCGCTACGAGTTGCCCGCGGCATTCGTGTTCGTCGCCATGCTGCTGCCGATCCTGCGTGGCGACATGCGTGTCTCCCGCGGCGAGGGCGCGGTGCTCGGTGTCGCGCTGCTCGGCTGGATCGTGTTCGAGCTACTGATGCTGCACCGCTGAGTCGCGAATCGCGGCCGATATACTCGGCCGCATGGGTGCACGCCACGCTCCAACCACGATCGGGCCGCGCGCCGTGCGTGCGCTGGCCGACTTCTTCCGGCTCGAGGCGGCGGGCGGCATCGTCCTGATTGCCGCGGCGGCCCTTGCGATGGTCTGCGCGAATTCGCCGCTCGCGCCCGCCTATGCCGCGTTCCGCGAGACACCGCTCGCGATCAGTATCGGCAATGCGCAACTCGCCAAGCCGCTGCTGCTGTGGATCAACGACGGCCTGATGGCGGTGTTCTTCCTGCTCGTCGCGCTGGAGATCAAGCGCGAGGCGACCAGCGGCCAGCTCGCGCGCCGCGACCAGCTCGCGCTTCCGATGGTCTGCGCCGTCGCCGGCGTGATCGTGCCCGCGCTGCTGTTCGTCGCGGTCAATCAGGGCGACGTCGCGGCGATGCGTGGCTGGGCGGTGCCGACGGCGACCGACATCGCGTTCGCGCTCGGCGTTCTCGCGCTGCTCGGCCCGCGCGTGCCGGCCGGCATGAAGCTGCTGCTCTCGACGATCGCGGTGGTCGACGACCTCATCGCGATCCTGATCATCGCGATCTTCTACTCGCACGGCCTGTCGCTGATCGCGCTCGGCGCGGCGGGTGCGGCGTTGCTCGCGATGTTCGTGCTCAACCGCCTGCGCGTCACCGCGCTGACGCCTTATCTGCTGCTGGGCGCGCTGCTGTGGTTCTGCGTCTTGAAGTCGGGCGTGCATGCGACGCTCGCCGGCGTCGCGACCGGCCTGATGATTCCGCACGTCGACAAGCGCAACGCGATCGACGACGAGGTCGAGCATTCCGCGTTGGAGACGCTCGAGCACGCGCTGCACCCGTGGGTCGCGTACGCGATCCTGCCGCTGTTCGCGTTCGCGAATGCGGGGCTTGCTCTGCACGGCATTGCGATCGGCAACCTGCTCGACCCGTTGCCGCTCGGCATCGCGATCGGCCTGGTGTTCGGCAAGCCGCTCGGCATCGTCGCCGCAGCGCTGGGCCTGCGCGCCACGGGTCGCGTGCGGCTGCCGGACGGCATGGATGCGCGTGCGACGGTCGGCCTCGGCCTGCTGTGCGGCATCGGTTTCACCATGAGCCTGTTCATCGCGTCGCTCGCCTACACCGATGCGCTGCGCTACGACGAGGCGGTGCTCGGTGTGCTGGTCGCGTCCGTGGCGTCCGCACTGCTGGGGTATGCATGGCTGCGCCCCGCACTCGCCCGGGGCGCCGCCTGATGCGTCATGCCCTGGTCTTCGGCGGTACCGGGCAGATCGGCGAACCGTTGATCGATCGCCTGCGCAACGGCGGGTGGCGCGTCACCGCGCTGTCGCGCAATCCGCAGCGCGACGAGCCGGGCGTGACGTGGTTGCAGGGTGCGTTCGACGCAATGCCCGTTTTGCCCGCGCAGGTCGAGGCGATCATCAGTTGTGGGCCGCTCGATGCGTTCTCGCACTGGTATGCGCGCTCGGGACCGGGGGCGCCGCGGGTGATCGCGTTCGGATCAACCAGCGTGATGGTCAAGCAGCATTCGGTCGATCCCGAGGAGCGCGACGTCGCGCAACGTCTGCAGCTCGCCGAAGATCGTCTGACGACCGCGGCACGCGAGCGCGGTGCAAGCCCGACGATTCTGCGGCCCACACTGGTCTACGGCGCCGCGCGCGACGCCACGTTGAGTCGCATTGCCCGCATCGCGCATCGCGTGCGCTGGTTTCCGCTGCCGCGTCGCGCGAATGGATTGCGCCAGCCGGTGCACGTCGGCGACCTCGCCGCCGCGGTGGTCGATTGCATCGGCGCGACGGGCGCCTTCGACCAAGCCTTCGACCTGCCGGGCGGCGAAACCCTGCAGTACCGCGAGATGGTCCGCCGCGTGCTGCGCGTGCTGGAGCCGCCGGCGCATTTGCTCGAACTGCCCTTGCCCGTGTTCGAGATGGCGGTGCGCATCGCGCAGTCGCGCGGCATCGCCACGGGTTTCGGCGACGCCGCGATCGAACGCATGCGTCGCGATCTGGTGTTCGACGCGACGCCGGCGCGCGACGCCTTCGGCTACGCGCCGCGCGCGTTCGCGCCCAAGGCGTCGATGTTTCCGCGCGCGGGCTAGATCTCGACGGGCTCGCGGACCACGTCGCGCGATTTCGCCAGCGCGCGCAACGCGATGATCAGCACGCCACCGAGCACCATCGCGCCGCCAATGAGCAGGCGCGGACCCGGGCGATCGCCCCAGAACACGATGCCGAGCACCACCGCGAGCACGGGCGAGATCAGCAGCCATGGCGTGACCTGCGCGATCGGATGGCGCTTCACCAGCACGTAGAACAGCCCGTGGCCGAGCAGCGACGAGATGAACGCCGCGTAGGCCGCACCGATCCACCCCACCCACGACACCTGCCCGAGCTGCGCGATCGCACCGGGTTCGATGATGGCGCTGATCGCGACCAGCGGCAGGACGCTGATGCAGGCGATCCACCCCTGCTGGCTGAACACGTCCAGGCCCTTGAGAGGCTTCATCAGCACCGTGGCGAGCGCGAGGAACACCGCGGAGATCAGCATCGACACCAGCGACGCCGGATGGTCGAGCACGATGGGATCGAAGCCGAGCACCAGCACGCCGCCGAAACTCACCGCGATCGCGAGGCCCGTGCGCCAGCCGAACCGTTCGCCCAGGACCACCCAGCCGAGCAGCGCGGTCATCGGCACGTAGCTCTGCATGACGATCGCCGGTGACGACAGATCACCCGCGAGCTTGAGCGAGGTGAAGCTCAATCCGAAATGCAGCAGCCCCAGGCACATGGCGACTGCGATGAGGCGCGGCCACTGCCCTTCGGCAGGGCGCTTCATCATCGGCAGCAGCGCGAGACCGAGGATGCCGAAGCGCAGCGCGGTGAACAGAAAAGGCGGGATCTCGCGTAGCGCGAGCGCGGACGTAAGGAAGTTGCCCGCCCAGGCGAGGCAGATCAGCAGGACGAGGGCGAGGTCGCGACCGCCCAGGCCGGCACGCGTCGTCACCAGCCGATGCCGAGCCGGCGATACAGCTTCGCCAGCACCCACGCCGGGCCGATCAGCAGGTAGGTGATGTCGGTGAGGAAGCTCGGCTTGCGACCTTCGATCTTGTGACCGATGAATTGGCCGATCCAAGCGACGACGAAGACCGCGATGGCGAGCGTCAGCAACAGCTTCGCACCGAGCACGGCGAACAGCAGGCGTGTGATCAGGCCGAACACCACGAACACGATCGCCATGCCGAGCCCGAGGCTGCGCGACTGGCGGTAGTAGAACAACGCGGCCAGCAGCATCGCGGCGCCGGCGAACACGCCGTCGTTGAACATCGACGTCGGCGACGGAATGCACCAGAGCAGCGCGATCACGCTCCACAGGATCGCCGGTACACACAACACGTGGATGTGCTGGTTGGTGCCGTTGCGATGGTCGTCGCTGTAGCTCGCGAACCAGCGGTCGATGGGGCGGGCGGTGGCGTTCATGGGGGCGTCCCGGAGGTTGCGTCCATGATGCCGCAGCGGTGGGCGAGCCGGCGTCGCGAATGCGGGATGCTGAAGAGCCCGCTTGCGACGTCGAGATGACGACGCCGGCCGGGTGACCTGCGTCAGTGATCAGCAGGGTCGACGAAGAATTCGACTTTGCCGCAGCCCGGGCAGGCGAAGACGTCGAAGGTCTGCCGGTTGACCAGCAGCTCGCCGAGACCACCGAGAAGGAACGGCGCCGCCTGGCTACCTTCGTGGAAACGCTGCGAGCCGCGGAACGTCATCGGCCGACCACAGCGGAGGCAGTCGAGAACGCGACCGCCCGGCGCCGTTTCCGCCATCGCGGGATTGATCGAGCCGTCGGGTCGCGCGCCGCACGATGCGCACAACGCGTAATCGGCGTCGTTCTGCGTTCCGCAGCGCGGGCAGGTCCACGCGAGCATGGCGAATCAGTCGATCGAGATGCCGGCGAGGCGGTCGAGCGCTTCCGCGTACTTCGCGCGCGTCTTCTCGATGACCTCGGGCGGCAGTACCGGGCCCGGCGGCGTCTTGTCCCAGCCGATCGCTTCCAGGTAGTCGCGCACGAACTGCTTGTCGTAGCTCGGCGGGCTGGTGCCGACCTCGTACGAATCGGCCGGCCAGTAGCGCGACGAATCCGGCGTCAGCATCTCGTCCATGACGTAGAGGCGGCCGTCGGCGTCGGTGCCGAACTCGAACTTGGTGTCGGCGAGCAGGATGCCCCGCTGCGCGGCGTAGTCCGCGGCGTAGGCGTAGAGGCGCAGCGTCGCGTCGCGCACGGCTTCGGCGAGTTCGGCGCCACACAGGCGCACGGCGGCGTCGAAGTCGATGTTCTCGTCATGG
This region includes:
- a CDS encoding MarR family transcriptional regulator, whose protein sequence is MSLNRDAATLDLEHFLPYRLSVLSNRVSGAIAQMYSERFGLGVTEWRVMAVLGRYPDLSAGEVAQRTAMDKVAVSRAVAGLVEAGRVERETHDDDRRRSVLRLSAEGVAIHDQVAPLALTFEKRLLDGMSADERDVLFRLLDRLDELELRAEADLGAG
- the hppD gene encoding 4-hydroxyphenylpyruvate dioxygenase, which codes for MSAQPNLGMQVTTFENPMGINGFEFVEFAAPAGEGAAMRDYLERLGFTAVARHKTRAITLFRQGGVNFLLNEEPNSFASKFAEEHGPSACGFAIRFTKPTTEVLRHVTANVGEEIDGEGAVGALKIKGIGDCMLYLVDDGANVYEDFEAIPGVDPNPAGFGLTFIDHLTHNLFLGNMQKWSDYYERLFNFREIRYFDIKGAKTGLLSKAMTAPDGIVRIPLNESSDEKSQINEYLRAYKGEGIQHIALFTDDIYSTVEAMREKNIAFLDTPDTYFDVIDQRVPNHGEDVERLRRNAILIDADLETKQRKLLQIFTQNAFGPIFFEIIQRKGNEGFGEGNFQALFESIERDQMKRGVL
- the hmgA gene encoding homogentisate 1,2-dioxygenase; protein product: MTIESTGYQSGFGNEFATEAVPGTLPEGRNSPQRVAHGLYAEQISGTAFTAPRHANRRSWLYRIRPAAMHGPFARYEGAAATTFHNDFDTGPVSPDQMRWSPLPLPGEGASVDFLDGLFTMAGNGCAASQSGVGVHMYAANRDMQGRWFYNADGELLIVPQQGRLHIETELGVLDVEPQEVALIPRGIRFAVKLPDGASRGYVCENFGAFLRLPDLGPIGSNGLANPRDFLTPNAAFEEVEGDFELVAKFQGHMWRASIGHSPIDVVGWHGNHAPYKYDLRRFNAIGSISFDHPDPSIFLVLTSPSDTPGVGNMDFVIFPPRWLVAQDTFRPPWFHRNIASEFMGLIHGAYDAKAEGFSPGGASLHNCMTGHGPDAATFEKASNADLSKPDVIKDTMAFMFEARFVIRPTQQAIDAAHRQRDYQACWAGLKKNFRAG
- a CDS encoding lectin, giving the protein MKHVASLILVAGLCACSGRPADGGASTGPTSAPSAPATDASSKADHAAAADTANAEPAAPTPDGASSASSSNHQGIAVGEPNPNAPGGFHPADESPSPATGLAHFDGYGDMKFGMNVEQAKKAWGGELNGKVNGNACTYLNPVGNKSLSYFAFMFEGGKFVRYDVGNDKEVAPGGGRRGMSADEIKRLYAGRVTETPHKYVDGGKYLKVKGDGGAVVFETDAKGVVTEWHAGVEPQVNYIEGCS
- a CDS encoding sodium:calcium antiporter — protein: MPSVSYSALWFLFALVLLAVGGDSVVRGAAGLARRLGWPPFAVGLAIVALATSIPELVVNFYAVAQGQGDLALGNAVGSNVVNVGLTLAVAAMVAPLLVRWRALAHLLVVVLAATALVLLMSLDGRLSMLDGAILLVAFVVVFVLKILRSRENSPEVHAQIESVTAGVGSIAVDLLRLVIAAVALFFGAKLLVGHAPALGQVMGLTPLVTGLLPVAIGTALPEVAGAVRAARRGNGDLVAGHVIGSSLVNILLVLGGMALLSHGLSIPASFVRYELPAAFVFVAMLLPILRGDMRVSRGEGAVLGVALLGWIVFELLMLHR
- the nhaA gene encoding Na+/H+ antiporter NhaA; translated protein: MGARHAPTTIGPRAVRALADFFRLEAAGGIVLIAAAALAMVCANSPLAPAYAAFRETPLAISIGNAQLAKPLLLWINDGLMAVFFLLVALEIKREATSGQLARRDQLALPMVCAVAGVIVPALLFVAVNQGDVAAMRGWAVPTATDIAFALGVLALLGPRVPAGMKLLLSTIAVVDDLIAILIIAIFYSHGLSLIALGAAGAALLAMFVLNRLRVTALTPYLLLGALLWFCVLKSGVHATLAGVATGLMIPHVDKRNAIDDEVEHSALETLEHALHPWVAYAILPLFAFANAGLALHGIAIGNLLDPLPLGIAIGLVFGKPLGIVAAALGLRATGRVRLPDGMDARATVGLGLLCGIGFTMSLFIASLAYTDALRYDEAVLGVLVASVASALLGYAWLRPALARGAA